DNA sequence from the Desulfovibrio legallii genome:
AAATTCATGGATGTTGGCGTTGTGTGAAATGCCCGGCAAAGCTGCGGCGTCCTGCAGGATCTGTGGGCAGTGGGCCAGTTCGCGTTCGGTCAGGGCCAGAAGATCCTTGACTGCGGGCACGGGCTCCGCAGGCAGGCGGTAGTAGACCCAGCGGCCTTTTTTCAGACTTTCGATAAGCCGCGCCTGTCGTAACAGGAACAGATGCTTGGAGGTGGTGGAAGCCGCCAGCCCCAGCAATGTGGTGATTTCGCAGACACAGAGCGGACGGATGCGCAGAGCCATGAGGATGCGCAACCGGTTTTCGTCGCCCAAGGCACGGACAATAGTGATATAATTCAGCATCATGATGACTCCAGGCAGCACTTGTCGGTGGGGGGGGGCAAGTGAATATCCTTTTCAATTCGTTGTTGAGCGAAATATAAGAGGTGGCAGAGGTCCTGTCAAGTATATTTCGTCAGATATCGAAATAATACTTATGAGGGAACCGGCAGCACGAGCAGCCGGATTTTTAGGGGAGGGGAAAATGGAGCCGACTGTCTTAGGGTATGGTAAAGAAGAAAGGCGGAACGCGCGTTGGTGGCTCTGAGGTGTGGCGCTTTGGGCCTGCGGCGCGGTGCGAACGTGGCCTCAGGCGGTCTTTTGCGACAAAAGTAAAACTTTTTG
Encoded proteins:
- a CDS encoding ArsR/SmtB family transcription factor → MMLNYITIVRALGDENRLRILMALRIRPLCVCEITTLLGLAASTTSKHLFLLRQARLIESLKKGRWVYYRLPAEPVPAVKDLLALTERELAHCPQILQDAAALPGISHNANIHEFLKQKHIRIPADTADDSEDNADLAAPDKGAVTPQPSISGEVS